ATGATTGAGCAACGGAGTGCTTAAACGCTTAGGTAGATGAAAGGGATGGATGTTTACAATTAATCGCCGAGTATCAATGTCTTTCTTATTCTTTATATAACTCAAAAACTACACATGGAATACCGACGGCTGGGGGAAAGTGATATCAAGGTTTCGGAAATGAGCCTGGGTTGCTGGACCATGGGAGGGCTCAGCTTTATTGAGGGAAAAGCCAATGGCTGGGCCAATGTAGACGAGGATGAAATCTTTGAAGCGGTCAAAAGGGCGGTCGATGCAGGCGTAAATCATTTCGACAATGCAGATGTCTACGGAAATGGCCGAGCTGAACAGATGTTGGCCCGAATCCTAAAACGTATCGGCCTGAACAATGAAGATTTTGTAATCGCGACCAAAATGGGACACTTTCTTGGAGATGCGACCCATGCCTATGAACCGAACCATATTCGTCGCCAATGTGAGCAGTCCCTGAAGAATCTGAATCGTGACTACATTGATCTCTTCTATCTGCATCACGGAAATTTCGGTAAAAACAATGAATACCTAGACGGTGCAGCAGACACCATGAATGTCTTGGTAGATGAAGGAAAAATTCGACTGAAAGGCCAGTCAGCCTACACGGCTGCTCACTTCAAGAATTCAGTTCCTGTTATTCAGCCCACAGTGTTACAGAGTTGGGCTCACGCCATGGATACCCAATTTATTGAGCCCAACGGTCCAGTTGGGAGATTGATGGTAGAGAGTAAGCTCTCCTACATAGCGTTTAGTCCGCTCAATAAGGGAATTCTGTTGGATAAATTTGATCCTGAGAATCTTCCCGATTTTGAAGAAGGCGACCATCGTGGAATATCACCGATATTTTCCAAAGAAGCATTACGTGACGCGAAGCCCAGATTAGCAGAAATTAAGAAACGCTTTGGTGACTCCATTCCAGAACTGGCATCTTTCGCATTACGGTTCGTGCTTAGTTTTCCGAGGGTTGCTTGTGTGATTCCAGGTTTTCGAAACGCCACCCAAGTGGAAAGTAACCTGGCCGTCATGGAGAGGCGGCTATCTCCTGGAGACATAGCGTTTATAAAGAGCGTGATGCTGGCTCCAGCTAATTGATTAAGGCTATTGTTAGCTTGCTCGTAAAGAATCTAGCTGACTGAATTAAGTGCTCTTCTCTCTGCTCTATGTCTCGTCACCGTTTTGGATTATTCTTCGGCTTATTTCTTTTTGGACTTATCTGTCTTGTCCCCACCCCAGAAGGTTTAACGCCGCAAGGTAAATACGTAGCAGCTGTTACATTATTGATGGCCTCTTGGTGGATCACTGAAGCCATACCTATTTATGCGACTGCATTTGTCCCATTAATCTTGTTTCCCCTTTTAGGTGTACTAAATGCCAAGCAAACAGCAGCCAATTTTGGCGAGCCAATGGTGTTGATGTTCTTTTGTGCCTTAATTGTAGCAAAAGCGATTGAAAGTAATCACCTCCATAAGCGGATTGCTCTACTCATTATTAGTTGGATTGGTACGAGTAGGCGCAAAATTATTTTTAGCACTATGCTAGCCACGGCATTTCTCTCCATGTGGTTATCGAATGTGGCAGTGGCCTTGATGATGTTGCCTATCGGTGTAGCTCTCCTGAAGCTAAGCGCTACTGAAAACGAGCGTGGATTCTCTTTGGCATTGATGCTGGGGATAGCCTATTCTGCCAGTATTGGTGGAGTAGGTACCTTAGTGGGAACACCTCCTAATATTGTTTTTGCCGGAGTGCTGAAAAACATGTTCCCCGACGCACCTGAAATCAGTTTTGCCAAGTGGATGCTGTTTGGAGTGCCTCTCGTGATAGTTTTCTTGCCGGTCTGTTGGTTCTACCTGACTCGTTTCTTCAACATTGAAGGTGAGTTGCCCGGTAGTGAGGAGGCGATCAAGGAAGAATTGCGTTCTTTGGGATCCATGACAACTGCTGAGAAGCGGACGGCCTTCGTGGCTTTACTTACGGTTGCCGGTTGGGTGTTTAGAAAAGACTTTGAATTTGGATCCGTTATGATCCCGGGCTGGGCTACATTAACGGGCCTAAATGATTGGGTCCATGATGGTACGGTTGCGGCTTTAGGCATGCTACTGGTTTTTATGATTCCATCAGGAGAGCCCAAAAAAGCAGGTGAATCAGTCGCACCGCGCCTAATGGATTGGAAGATTGCCCAGACTATTCCTTGGGGAATCGTTATGATCATCGGAGGGGGTTACTGTATTGCATCTGGATTTAAAGTCACTGGATTTACCGAGTGGGTAGGAGGGCAATTGAGTTTTATTCATGTGCTTCCAGTGATAATTATCGTTCTGCTAGTTGTGCTTTCATTGAGTTTTCTGACTGAGGTGAATTCAAATACCGCAACTTCAAATATCTTCGTGCCGGTGTTGGGCGCTATGGCCATTGTCGGTAGCCTGAATCCATTACTCTTGATGATTCCTGGCACTGTTGCTTGTTCCTGCGCGTTTATCCTGCCAGCCGCCACAGGTCCGAATAGTGTGATATTTGCGAGTGGTCGCGTCGATGTTCCCACGATGGCTCGTTGTGGTTTTTTCCTGAATTTAATCGGGGTCGCGATTGTTACATTAGTGATGTACTTAATAGCTATTCCTGTGTTCGGTATCGCGATGGAAGTGCCTCTATGGGCGAAATAGGCACAGCTGCCTTACTGCATCTGAATTGTACCAACCTTCCTGGAATGAAGTGTTCCTATGCGGAAGGGTTCTGTTTTTTAGGTAAGGCTTCCAACTCCTCCCAGCGGGCAAACGCAGCTTCTTGCTTCTGTTCTAGCGTGGATAATGATTCCGCAGCTTGCTCTGCAGTTAAGCCAGTCATCTGAAAGTAATCTGCTTGGGCCATTTCTTCAACGAGCTTTGAATGCTCTTCTTCTAGCTGTTCTATAACACTTGGGAGATTTTCTAATTCCTTACGTTCGCTGATGGATATATAGCGAGTTTTCTGTGGCCGTTCTTTGCTCTTTGTTTTTTGAGCTTTGTTAGCCTTGGGCTTGGGTGTATTCGATACTTCATTACGAAGATAATCATCATAGCCACCATTATACTCCTTAACCTCCGCTTTTTCTAGTGAGAGTACACTCGTGGTAATATTATTAAGAAACTCACGGTCGTGAGAAACAAGCAGGATGGTTCCGGAAAAATCCAGCAACAATTCTTCCAGTAATTCCATGGTCTCGATGTCTAGGTCATTGGTAGGTTCATCGAGAACATAAACATTGGCCGGTTGGGCAAAAAGTTTTGCGAGTAATAAACGATTTCGTTCTCCGCCTGATAATTCATTGATCGAAGAATCAGCTCGATTGGGGTCGAATAGAAATCGTTGAAGGTAGGACATCAGGTGCAATGGCTGGTCATTGAAAGTTATGCTGTCTCCCTTATCCCAGATATTTTCTGCCAATGTCTTCTTCGGGTCAAGTTGGCTTCGATGCTGATCGAAGTAGGCTACCTTGAGTTTACTGCCATGCTCGACTGTCCCTCTTGTGGGTTCGAGTTGCTTAAGCAGTATCTTAAGTAAGGTCGTCTTCCCGGAGCCATTGGCGCCTATGATTCCGATTTTTTCTCCCCGCCAAATGGTAGTGCTAAACGATTTAATGTAAGTACGGCCATCAAAGTCCATGGAGATGTCCTCAGCTACAATGACTTTCCTTCCTGACGAGGAAGCATCTTGCATTGCCAGACGGGCGGTGCCTGAACGTTCGCGACGTTCGGACCGTTCAACACGAAGGGACTTCAAGGCACGTACTCGGCCTTCGTTTCGCGTTCGCCGAGCCTGAATGCCTTTACGAATCCAAACTTCTTCTTTTGAGAGTTTTTTATCGAAGACTTTGTTTTGCTTTTCCTCAGCTTCAAGTAGGGCGGCCTTCCTTTCAAGAAACAGATCATAGCTGCAATCCCAGCTGGTTAATTGACCTCGATCCAATTCGATTATTCGAGTGGCTAATTTCCGGAGAAACATCCGGTCGTGAGTGATAAAGAGAATTGCTTTTTCATACTTCATCATAAATCCCTCGAGCCAACGTATAGAATCGATGTCCATATGATTGGTTGGTTCATCAAGCAGTAATAGGTCGGGGTCAGCAACCAATGCTTGAGCGAGAAGTGCCCTGCGTTTCATTCCGCCGGAAAGGGCATTAAATTCCGCATCACCATCGAGAGAGAGTTTACTCAATATTTGCTCTAACTTTTGATCGAGTTCCCAGCCGCCGGTTTTTTGAAGCTCCTGCTCGATTTCGTGCATGCGATCCATGATTTCTGTATCCTGATCACCACCAAGCTCGGCTGTGATATGGTGATACTCAGCAATCAGGGCTGCGGTAGGTCCGGCACCTTTGGCAACTACATCAATGACTGTGCCATCAATTTCAATACGAGGATCTTGATCGAGTCTGGCGATTTTCAATCCAGGAAAACGTTCGAACTCACCGCCATCGGGCTCCAACTCCCTGAGGATCAATTTGAGTAAGGTCGATTTGCCTTCACCGTTACGACCGACCAAGCAAATGCGCTCACCGAGTTCGATGGTCATTTGGACTTGGTCCAGGATGGGAGGACCACCAAAAGCCAAGGTTATATTGCGCAGACTAAGTATGGGCATGTAGCAGGTATAAAAACTTAATCTACAAGTGGACGACGGATTTTAGGATTACGAGCTTCTTTCGGGAGGCCGTAGTTTGTTTCCAGATAGTCGAGTATTTTGACTTCCATGTCGCCCAGTGGCCAAAGGCCGTTCTTTTCCTGCATACTGCGAATTGTTTTTTCCCAACCTTTTCGGTCTAAGCGTAC
This genomic stretch from Opitutia bacterium ISCC 52 harbors:
- a CDS encoding ATP-binding cassette domain-containing protein; the encoded protein is MPILSLRNITLAFGGPPILDQVQMTIELGERICLVGRNGEGKSTLLKLILRELEPDGGEFERFPGLKIARLDQDPRIEIDGTVIDVVAKGAGPTAALIAEYHHITAELGGDQDTEIMDRMHEIEQELQKTGGWELDQKLEQILSKLSLDGDAEFNALSGGMKRRALLAQALVADPDLLLLDEPTNHMDIDSIRWLEGFMMKYEKAILFITHDRMFLRKLATRIIELDRGQLTSWDCSYDLFLERKAALLEAEEKQNKVFDKKLSKEEVWIRKGIQARRTRNEGRVRALKSLRVERSERRERSGTARLAMQDASSSGRKVIVAEDISMDFDGRTYIKSFSTTIWRGEKIGIIGANGSGKTTLLKILLKQLEPTRGTVEHGSKLKVAYFDQHRSQLDPKKTLAENIWDKGDSITFNDQPLHLMSYLQRFLFDPNRADSSINELSGGERNRLLLAKLFAQPANVYVLDEPTNDLDIETMELLEELLLDFSGTILLVSHDREFLNNITTSVLSLEKAEVKEYNGGYDDYLRNEVSNTPKPKANKAQKTKSKERPQKTRYISISERKELENLPSVIEQLEEEHSKLVEEMAQADYFQMTGLTAEQAAESLSTLEQKQEAAFARWEELEALPKKQNPSA
- a CDS encoding aldo/keto reductase, whose protein sequence is MEYRRLGESDIKVSEMSLGCWTMGGLSFIEGKANGWANVDEDEIFEAVKRAVDAGVNHFDNADVYGNGRAEQMLARILKRIGLNNEDFVIATKMGHFLGDATHAYEPNHIRRQCEQSLKNLNRDYIDLFYLHHGNFGKNNEYLDGAADTMNVLVDEGKIRLKGQSAYTAAHFKNSVPVIQPTVLQSWAHAMDTQFIEPNGPVGRLMVESKLSYIAFSPLNKGILLDKFDPENLPDFEEGDHRGISPIFSKEALRDAKPRLAEIKKRFGDSIPELASFALRFVLSFPRVACVIPGFRNATQVESNLAVMERRLSPGDIAFIKSVMLAPAN
- a CDS encoding DASS family sodium-coupled anion symporter — its product is MSRHRFGLFFGLFLFGLICLVPTPEGLTPQGKYVAAVTLLMASWWITEAIPIYATAFVPLILFPLLGVLNAKQTAANFGEPMVLMFFCALIVAKAIESNHLHKRIALLIISWIGTSRRKIIFSTMLATAFLSMWLSNVAVALMMLPIGVALLKLSATENERGFSLALMLGIAYSASIGGVGTLVGTPPNIVFAGVLKNMFPDAPEISFAKWMLFGVPLVIVFLPVCWFYLTRFFNIEGELPGSEEAIKEELRSLGSMTTAEKRTAFVALLTVAGWVFRKDFEFGSVMIPGWATLTGLNDWVHDGTVAALGMLLVFMIPSGEPKKAGESVAPRLMDWKIAQTIPWGIVMIIGGGYCIASGFKVTGFTEWVGGQLSFIHVLPVIIIVLLVVLSLSFLTEVNSNTATSNIFVPVLGAMAIVGSLNPLLLMIPGTVACSCAFILPAATGPNSVIFASGRVDVPTMARCGFFLNLIGVAIVTLVMYLIAIPVFGIAMEVPLWAK